A window of Piliocolobus tephrosceles isolate RC106 chromosome 13, ASM277652v3, whole genome shotgun sequence contains these coding sequences:
- the ARAP1 gene encoding arf-GAP with Rho-GAP domain, ANK repeat and PH domain-containing protein 1 isoform X1 encodes MAEAGDAALSVAEWLQALHLEQYTGLFEQHGLVWATECQGLSDARLMDMGMLLPGHRRRILAGLLRAHTPPAPAPRPTPRPVPMKRHIFRSPPAPATPPEPLPTAAEDEGLPTAPPIPPRRSCLPPTCFTTPSTAAPDPVLPPLPAKRHLAELSVPPVPPRTGPPCLLLSLPTKEEESLLPLSSLPQPEPEDPLSAFPQGPPQPPFPPPCPPEIPPKPVRLFPEFDDSDYDEVPEEGPGAPARVMAKKEESPLSRVPRAVRVASLLSEGEELSGDDQGDEDEDDHAYEGVPNGGWHTSSLSLSLPSTIAAPHPMDGPPGGSTPVTPVIKAGWLDKNPPQGSYIYQKRWVRLDADHLRYFDSNKDAYSKRFISVACISRVAAIGDQKFEVITNNRTFAFRAESDVERKEWMQALQQAMAEQRARARLSSAYLLGVPGSEQPDRAGSLELRGFKNKLYVAVVGDKVQLYKNLEEYHLGIGITFIDMSVGNVKEVDRRSFDLTTPYRIFSFSADSELEKEQWLEAMQGAVAEALSTSEVAERIWAAAPNRFCADCGAPQPDWASINLCVVICKRCAGEHRGLGAGVSKVRSLKMDRKVWTETLVELFLQLGNGAGNRFWAANVPPSEALQPSSSPSTRRCHLEAKYREGKYRRYHPLFGNQEELDKALCAAVTTTDLAETQALLGCGAGISCFSGDPEAPTPLALAEQAGQTLQMEFLRNNRTTEVPRLDSMKPLEKHYSVILPTVSHSGFLYKTASAGKLLQDRRAREEFSRRWCVLSDGVLSYYENERAVTPNGEIRASEIVCLAVPLPDTHGFEHTFEVYTEGERLYLFGLESMEQAHEWVKCIAKAFVPPLAEDLLARDFERLGRLPYKAGLSLQRAQEGWFALSGSELRAVFPEGPCEEPLQLRKLQELSIQGDSENQVLVLVERRRTLYIQGERRLDFMGWLGAIQKAAASMGDTLSEQQLGDSDIPVIVYRCVDYITQCGLTSEGIYRKCGQTSKTQRLLESLRQDARSVHLKEGEQHVDDVSSALKRFLRDLPDGLFTRAQRLAWLEASEIEDEEEKVSRYRELLVRLPPVNRATVKALISHLYCVQCFSDTNQMNVHNLAIVFGPTLFQTDGQDYKAGRVVEDLINHYVVVFSVDEEELRKQREEITAIVKMRVAGTASGTQHAGDFICTVYLEEKKAETEQHVKIPASMTAEELTLEILDRRNVGIREKDYWTCFEVNDREEAERPLHFAEKVLPILHGLGTDSHLVVKKHQAMEAMLLYLASRVSDTKHGMMKFREDRSLLGLGLPSGGFHDRYFILNSSCLRLYKEVRSQRPWSGAPETSHRPEKEWPVKSLKVYLGVKKKLRPPTCWGFTVVHETEKHEKQQWYLCCDTQMELREWFATFLFVQHDGLVWPSEPSRVSRAVPEVRLGSVSLIPLRGSENEMRRSVAAFTADPLSLLRNV; translated from the exons ATGGCAGAGGCTGGGGATGCTGCACTGTCGGTGGCCGAGTGGCTGCAGGCATTGCACCTGGAGCAGTACACCGGGCTCTTTGAGCAGCATGGTCTGGTGTGGGCCACTGAGTGCCAAGGTCTCAGCGACGCCCGCCTGATGGACATGGGCATGCTACTCCCTGGCCACCGCCGCCGCATCCTGGCTGGCCTGCTCCGTGCCCATACCCCACCAGCCCCTgcaccccgccccaccccacgGCCTGTGCCCATGAAGCGCCACATCTTCCGCTCACCACCTGCACCCGCCACTCCACCCGAGCCGCTGCCCACCGCTGCAGAGGATGAGGGGCTCCCCACTGCCCCACCCATCCCACCCCGGAGGAGCTGCCTTCCGCCCACCTGCTTCACCACTCCGTCCACAGCTGCCCCAGACCCTGTGCTGCCCCCACTGCCGGCTAAGCGGCATTTGGCAGAGCTGAGTGTTCCACCCGTGCCGCCCCGCACCGGACCCCCCTGCCTGCTGTTGAG CCTACCCACCAAGGAGGAGGAGTCATTGCTGCCATTGTCATCCCTTCCCCAGCCAGAGCCTGAGGATCCCCTGTCCGCCTTCCCCCAggggcctccccagcccccctttccacctccctgccccccagAGATACCTCCAAAGCCAGTACGCCTGTTCCCGGAGTTCG ATGACTCTGACTACGATGAGGTCCcagaggaggggccaggggccCCAGCCAGAGTGATGGCCAAGAAG GAGGAGTCCCCACTGAGCCGAGTCCCACGGGCCGTGCGTGTGGCCAGTCTGCTGAGCGAGGGAGAGGAACTGTCTGGGGATGACCAAggggatgaggatgaggatgaccACGCCTATGAGGGCGTCCCCAA TGGCGGATGGCACACCAGCAGCCTGAGCTTGTCCTTGCCCAGCACAATTGCTGCGCCACACCCCATGGACGGGCCGCCTGGGGGCTCCACCCCCGTCACACCAGTCATCAAGGCTGGCTGGCTGGACAAGAACCCACCGCAGGG aTCTTACATCTACCAGAAACGATGGGTGAGACTGGATGCTGATCACCTGCGATACTTTGACAGTAACAAG GACGCTTACTCTAAGCGCTTTATCTCTGTGGCCTGCATCTCCCGCGTGGCTGCCATCGGGGACCAGAAGTTTGAAGTGATTACAAACAACCGGACCTTTGCCTTCCGGGCAGAGAGTGATG TGGAGCGGAAGGAGTGGATGCAGGCCCTGCAGCAGGCCATGGCTGAGCAGCGTGCCCGGGCCCGGCTCTCTAGCGCTTATCTGCTGGGAGTTCCAGGCTCAGAGCAACCTGACCGCGCTGGCAGCCTGGAGCTTCGTGGCTTCAAGAATAAGCTGTATGTGGCCGTGGTCGGGGACAAAGTGCAGCTCTATAAGAATCTAGAG GAGTACCACCTGGGCATTGGCATCACCTTCATCGACATGAGCGTAGGCAACGTGAAGGAAGTGGACCGGCGCAGCTTCGACCTCACCACGCCCTACCGCATCTTCAG CTTCTCTGCTGACTCAGAGCTAGAGAAGGAGCAGTGGCTGGAGGCCATGCAGGGAGCTGTCGCCGAGGCCCTGTCTACCTCGGAGGTGGCAGAGCGCATCTGGGCTGCAGCCCCCAACAGGTTCTGTGCTGACTGCGGGGCTCCCCAGCCTGACTGGGCCTCCATCAACCTCTGTGTCGTCATCTGCAAGCgctgtgcag GAGAGCACCGTGGCCTGGGCGCTGGCGTCTCCAAGGTGCGGAGCCTGAAGATGGACAGGAAGGTGTGGACAGAAACACTTGTCGAG CTCTTCTTACAGCTGGGGAATGGCGCTGGGAACCGCTTCTGGGCAGCCAACGTGCCCCCCAGTGAGGCCCTGCAGCCCAGCAGCAGCCCCAGCACCCGGCGGTGCCACCTGGAGGCCAAGTACCGTGAGGGCAAGTACCGCCGCTACCACCCACTCTTTGGCAACCAGGAGGAGCTGGACAAG gCCCTGTGTGCTGCAGTCACCACCACAGACCTGGCTGAGACTCAGGCGCTCCTGGGCTGTGGGGCCGGTATCAGCTGCTTCTCGGGGGACCCCGAGGCCCCCACGCCCCTGGCTCTTGCAGAGCAGGCGGGGCAGACACTGCAGATGGAATTCCTTCGGAACAATCGGACCACAG AGGTGCCTCGGCTGGATTCGATGAAGCCCCTGGAAAAGCACTACTCAGTTATCCTGCCGACCGTGAGCCACAGTGGCTTCCTCTACAAGACCGCCTCTGCCGGCAAGCTGCTGCAGGACCGCCGGGCCCGGGAAG AGTTCAGCCGGCGCTGGTGTGTCCTTAGTGACGGCGTCCTGAGCTACTATGAGAATGAGCGGGCAGTGACCCCCAACGGAGAGATTCGGGCCAGCGAGATTGTGTGCCTGGCAGTGCCCCTTCCTGATACCCATGG CTTTGAGCACACCTTTGAGGTGTACACAGAGGGAGAACGGCTGTACCTGTTTGGGCTGGAGAGCATGGAGCAGGCTCATGAGTGGGTCAAGTGTATTGCTAAG GCATTCGTGCCTCCCCTGGCTGAGGATCTGCTGGCCCGGGATTTTGAGCGGCTCGGACGCCTTCCCTACAAAGCTGGCCTGAGCCTACAGCGGGCCCAGGAGGGCTGGTTCGCTCTCAGTGGCTCCGAGCTCCGCGCTGTCTTCCCAGAGGGGCCCTGCGAAGAGCCGCTGCAACTACGGAAACTGCAGGAGCTTT CCATCCAGGGGGACAGTGAGAACCAGGTGCTGGTGCTGGTGGAGCGAAGGAG GACACTGTACATACAGGGCGAGCGGCGGCTGGACTTCATGGGTTGGCTGGGGGCCATCCAGAAAGCAGCCGCCAGCATGGGGGACACGCTGTCGGAGCAGCAGCTTGGGGACTCGGATATCCCGGTGATCGTGTACCGCTGTGTGGACTACATCACGCAGTGCG GCCTGACCTCTGAGGGCATCTACCGCAAGTGTGGGCAGACATCCAAGACGCAGCGGCTGCTGGAGAGCCTGCGGCAGGATGCGCGCTCTGTGCACCTCAAGGAGGGCGAGCAGCACGTGGATGATGTTTCCTCGGCGCTCAAGCGCTTCCTACGCGACCTGCCCGATGGGCTCTTCACTCGCGCCCAGCGCCTAGCCTGGCTGGAGGCCTCAG AGAttgaggatgaggaggagaaggTCTCCAGGTACCGAGAGCTCCTGGTGCGGCTGCCGCCTGTCAACCGGGCCACGGTGAAGGCCCTTATCAGCCACCTGTACTG TGTCCAGTGCTTCTCAGACACGAACCAGATGAATGTGCACAACCTGGCAATTGTGTTTGGGCCCACGCTCTTCCAGACAGATGGGCAGGACTACAAGGCTGGCCGTGTGGTGGAAGACCTCATTAACCACTATGTGGTGGTGTTTAGT GTGGATGAGGAAGAGCTCAGGAAGCAGCGGGAGGAGATCACTGCCATTGTGAAGATGCGTGTGGCTGGCACTGCCAGTGGGACCCAG CATGCCGGTGACTTCATCTGCACGGTGTATCTGGAGGAGAAGAAGGCAGAGACCGAGCAGCATGTCAAG ATCCCAGCATCCATGACTGCCGAGGAGCTCACCCTGGAGATCCTGGATCGCCGGAATGTGGGCATCAGGGAGAAGGACTATTGGACCTGCTTTGAGGTTAACGATAGGGAGGAGGCAG AGCGCCCCCTGCACTTTGCGGAGAAGGTGCTGCCCATCTTGCACGGGCTGGGCACGGACAGCCACCTGGTGGTGAAGAAGCACCAGGCCATGGAGGCCATGCTGCTGTACCTGG CCAGCCGTGTCAGTGACACCAAGCATGGCATGATGAAGTTCCGTGAGGACCGCAGcctcctgggcctgggcctgcccTCAGGCGGCTTCCACGATCGCTACTTCATCCTCAACAGCAGCTGCCTGCGGCTCTACAAGGAGGTCCGG AGCCAGAGGCCGTGGAGCGGGGCCCCTGAGACC
- the ARAP1 gene encoding arf-GAP with Rho-GAP domain, ANK repeat and PH domain-containing protein 1 isoform X2 yields the protein MAEAGDAALSVAEWLQALHLEQYTGLFEQHGLVWATECQGLSDARLMDMGMLLPGHRRRILAGLLRAHTPPAPAPRPTPRPVPMKRHIFRSPPAPATPPEPLPTAAEDEGLPTAPPIPPRRSCLPPTCFTTPSTAAPDPVLPPLPAKRHLAELSVPPVPPRTGPPCLLLSLPTKEEESLLPLSSLPQPEPEDPLSAFPQGPPQPPFPPPCPPEIPPKPVRLFPEFDDSDYDEVPEEGPGAPARVMAKKEESPLSRVPRAVRVASLLSEGEELSGDDQGDEDEDDHAYEGVPNGGWHTSSLSLSLPSTIAAPHPMDGPPGGSTPVTPVIKAGWLDKNPPQGSYIYQKRWVRLDADHLRYFDSNKDAYSKRFISVACISRVAAIGDQKFEVITNNRTFAFRAESDVERKEWMQALQQAMAEQRARARLSSAYLLGVPGSEQPDRAGSLELRGFKNKLYVAVVGDKVQLYKNLEEYHLGIGITFIDMSVGNVKEVDRRSFDLTTPYRIFSFSADSELEKEQWLEAMQGAVAEALSTSEVAERIWAAAPNRFCADCGAPQPDWASINLCVVICKRCAGEHRGLGAGVSKVRSLKMDRKVWTETLVELFLQLGNGAGNRFWAANVPPSEALQPSSSPSTRRCHLEAKYREGKYRRYHPLFGNQEELDKALCAAVTTTDLAETQALLGCGAGISCFSGDPEAPTPLALAEQAGQTLQMEFLRNNRTTEVPRLDSMKPLEKHYSVILPTVSHSGFLYKTASAGKLLQDRRAREEFSRRWCVLSDGVLSYYENERAVTPNGEIRASEIVCLAVPLPDTHGFEHTFEVYTEGERLYLFGLESMEQAHEWVKCIAKAFVPPLAEDLLARDFERLGRLPYKAGLSLQRAQEGWFALSGSELRAVFPEGPCEEPLQLRKLQELSIQGDSENQVLVLVERRRTLYIQGERRLDFMGWLGAIQKAAASMGDTLSEQQLGDSDIPVIVYRCVDYITQCGLTSEGIYRKCGQTSKTQRLLESLRQDARSVHLKEGEQHVDDVSSALKRFLRDLPDGLFTRAQRLAWLEASEIEDEEEKVSRYRELLVRLPPVNRATVKALISHLYCVQCFSDTNQMNVHNLAIVFGPTLFQTDGQDYKAGRVVEDLINHYVVVFSVDEEELRKQREEITAIVKMRVAGTASGTQHAGDFICTVYLEEKKAETEQHVKIPASMTAEELTLEILDRRNVGIREKDYWTCFEVNDREEAERPLHFAEKVLPILHGLGTDSHLVVKKHQAMEAMLLYLASRVSDTKHGMMKFREDRSLLGLGLPSGGFHDRYFILNSSCLRLYKEVRSHRPEKEWPVKSLKVYLGVKKKLRPPTCWGFTVVHETEKHEKQQWYLCCDTQMELREWFATFLFVQHDGLVWPSEPSRVSRAVPEVRLGSVSLIPLRGSENEMRRSVAAFTADPLSLLRNV from the exons ATGGCAGAGGCTGGGGATGCTGCACTGTCGGTGGCCGAGTGGCTGCAGGCATTGCACCTGGAGCAGTACACCGGGCTCTTTGAGCAGCATGGTCTGGTGTGGGCCACTGAGTGCCAAGGTCTCAGCGACGCCCGCCTGATGGACATGGGCATGCTACTCCCTGGCCACCGCCGCCGCATCCTGGCTGGCCTGCTCCGTGCCCATACCCCACCAGCCCCTgcaccccgccccaccccacgGCCTGTGCCCATGAAGCGCCACATCTTCCGCTCACCACCTGCACCCGCCACTCCACCCGAGCCGCTGCCCACCGCTGCAGAGGATGAGGGGCTCCCCACTGCCCCACCCATCCCACCCCGGAGGAGCTGCCTTCCGCCCACCTGCTTCACCACTCCGTCCACAGCTGCCCCAGACCCTGTGCTGCCCCCACTGCCGGCTAAGCGGCATTTGGCAGAGCTGAGTGTTCCACCCGTGCCGCCCCGCACCGGACCCCCCTGCCTGCTGTTGAG CCTACCCACCAAGGAGGAGGAGTCATTGCTGCCATTGTCATCCCTTCCCCAGCCAGAGCCTGAGGATCCCCTGTCCGCCTTCCCCCAggggcctccccagcccccctttccacctccctgccccccagAGATACCTCCAAAGCCAGTACGCCTGTTCCCGGAGTTCG ATGACTCTGACTACGATGAGGTCCcagaggaggggccaggggccCCAGCCAGAGTGATGGCCAAGAAG GAGGAGTCCCCACTGAGCCGAGTCCCACGGGCCGTGCGTGTGGCCAGTCTGCTGAGCGAGGGAGAGGAACTGTCTGGGGATGACCAAggggatgaggatgaggatgaccACGCCTATGAGGGCGTCCCCAA TGGCGGATGGCACACCAGCAGCCTGAGCTTGTCCTTGCCCAGCACAATTGCTGCGCCACACCCCATGGACGGGCCGCCTGGGGGCTCCACCCCCGTCACACCAGTCATCAAGGCTGGCTGGCTGGACAAGAACCCACCGCAGGG aTCTTACATCTACCAGAAACGATGGGTGAGACTGGATGCTGATCACCTGCGATACTTTGACAGTAACAAG GACGCTTACTCTAAGCGCTTTATCTCTGTGGCCTGCATCTCCCGCGTGGCTGCCATCGGGGACCAGAAGTTTGAAGTGATTACAAACAACCGGACCTTTGCCTTCCGGGCAGAGAGTGATG TGGAGCGGAAGGAGTGGATGCAGGCCCTGCAGCAGGCCATGGCTGAGCAGCGTGCCCGGGCCCGGCTCTCTAGCGCTTATCTGCTGGGAGTTCCAGGCTCAGAGCAACCTGACCGCGCTGGCAGCCTGGAGCTTCGTGGCTTCAAGAATAAGCTGTATGTGGCCGTGGTCGGGGACAAAGTGCAGCTCTATAAGAATCTAGAG GAGTACCACCTGGGCATTGGCATCACCTTCATCGACATGAGCGTAGGCAACGTGAAGGAAGTGGACCGGCGCAGCTTCGACCTCACCACGCCCTACCGCATCTTCAG CTTCTCTGCTGACTCAGAGCTAGAGAAGGAGCAGTGGCTGGAGGCCATGCAGGGAGCTGTCGCCGAGGCCCTGTCTACCTCGGAGGTGGCAGAGCGCATCTGGGCTGCAGCCCCCAACAGGTTCTGTGCTGACTGCGGGGCTCCCCAGCCTGACTGGGCCTCCATCAACCTCTGTGTCGTCATCTGCAAGCgctgtgcag GAGAGCACCGTGGCCTGGGCGCTGGCGTCTCCAAGGTGCGGAGCCTGAAGATGGACAGGAAGGTGTGGACAGAAACACTTGTCGAG CTCTTCTTACAGCTGGGGAATGGCGCTGGGAACCGCTTCTGGGCAGCCAACGTGCCCCCCAGTGAGGCCCTGCAGCCCAGCAGCAGCCCCAGCACCCGGCGGTGCCACCTGGAGGCCAAGTACCGTGAGGGCAAGTACCGCCGCTACCACCCACTCTTTGGCAACCAGGAGGAGCTGGACAAG gCCCTGTGTGCTGCAGTCACCACCACAGACCTGGCTGAGACTCAGGCGCTCCTGGGCTGTGGGGCCGGTATCAGCTGCTTCTCGGGGGACCCCGAGGCCCCCACGCCCCTGGCTCTTGCAGAGCAGGCGGGGCAGACACTGCAGATGGAATTCCTTCGGAACAATCGGACCACAG AGGTGCCTCGGCTGGATTCGATGAAGCCCCTGGAAAAGCACTACTCAGTTATCCTGCCGACCGTGAGCCACAGTGGCTTCCTCTACAAGACCGCCTCTGCCGGCAAGCTGCTGCAGGACCGCCGGGCCCGGGAAG AGTTCAGCCGGCGCTGGTGTGTCCTTAGTGACGGCGTCCTGAGCTACTATGAGAATGAGCGGGCAGTGACCCCCAACGGAGAGATTCGGGCCAGCGAGATTGTGTGCCTGGCAGTGCCCCTTCCTGATACCCATGG CTTTGAGCACACCTTTGAGGTGTACACAGAGGGAGAACGGCTGTACCTGTTTGGGCTGGAGAGCATGGAGCAGGCTCATGAGTGGGTCAAGTGTATTGCTAAG GCATTCGTGCCTCCCCTGGCTGAGGATCTGCTGGCCCGGGATTTTGAGCGGCTCGGACGCCTTCCCTACAAAGCTGGCCTGAGCCTACAGCGGGCCCAGGAGGGCTGGTTCGCTCTCAGTGGCTCCGAGCTCCGCGCTGTCTTCCCAGAGGGGCCCTGCGAAGAGCCGCTGCAACTACGGAAACTGCAGGAGCTTT CCATCCAGGGGGACAGTGAGAACCAGGTGCTGGTGCTGGTGGAGCGAAGGAG GACACTGTACATACAGGGCGAGCGGCGGCTGGACTTCATGGGTTGGCTGGGGGCCATCCAGAAAGCAGCCGCCAGCATGGGGGACACGCTGTCGGAGCAGCAGCTTGGGGACTCGGATATCCCGGTGATCGTGTACCGCTGTGTGGACTACATCACGCAGTGCG GCCTGACCTCTGAGGGCATCTACCGCAAGTGTGGGCAGACATCCAAGACGCAGCGGCTGCTGGAGAGCCTGCGGCAGGATGCGCGCTCTGTGCACCTCAAGGAGGGCGAGCAGCACGTGGATGATGTTTCCTCGGCGCTCAAGCGCTTCCTACGCGACCTGCCCGATGGGCTCTTCACTCGCGCCCAGCGCCTAGCCTGGCTGGAGGCCTCAG AGAttgaggatgaggaggagaaggTCTCCAGGTACCGAGAGCTCCTGGTGCGGCTGCCGCCTGTCAACCGGGCCACGGTGAAGGCCCTTATCAGCCACCTGTACTG TGTCCAGTGCTTCTCAGACACGAACCAGATGAATGTGCACAACCTGGCAATTGTGTTTGGGCCCACGCTCTTCCAGACAGATGGGCAGGACTACAAGGCTGGCCGTGTGGTGGAAGACCTCATTAACCACTATGTGGTGGTGTTTAGT GTGGATGAGGAAGAGCTCAGGAAGCAGCGGGAGGAGATCACTGCCATTGTGAAGATGCGTGTGGCTGGCACTGCCAGTGGGACCCAG CATGCCGGTGACTTCATCTGCACGGTGTATCTGGAGGAGAAGAAGGCAGAGACCGAGCAGCATGTCAAG ATCCCAGCATCCATGACTGCCGAGGAGCTCACCCTGGAGATCCTGGATCGCCGGAATGTGGGCATCAGGGAGAAGGACTATTGGACCTGCTTTGAGGTTAACGATAGGGAGGAGGCAG AGCGCCCCCTGCACTTTGCGGAGAAGGTGCTGCCCATCTTGCACGGGCTGGGCACGGACAGCCACCTGGTGGTGAAGAAGCACCAGGCCATGGAGGCCATGCTGCTGTACCTGG CCAGCCGTGTCAGTGACACCAAGCATGGCATGATGAAGTTCCGTGAGGACCGCAGcctcctgggcctgggcctgcccTCAGGCGGCTTCCACGATCGCTACTTCATCCTCAACAGCAGCTGCCTGCGGCTCTACAAGGAGGTCCGG